In Pelosinus sp. UFO1, one genomic interval encodes:
- a CDS encoding nitrogenase component 1 encodes MSNFIERPRFTCALGGAMATVTALPKGVPILHAPSGCAGNHAWTQAGGCGLQVGGYCGGLSIPGSNVQEKEVVFGGTERLEEQINNTLKVMDGDLYVVLTSCVTDIIGDDVASVVRPLRDKGVDIIHAETGGFKGNSYLGYELVLESLLGTYISKGETKKGSVNVWGIAPCFDVFWRGNLEGIRNLLRKLDLEVNTFFTIDDSLAGIQQAGSAEFNIVVSSVIGEKAAEISREIHGIPYLMTDLPIGPAASNEFLRTVGTALNLDQEFVEKVIVQENLRYYQLLEPMTDCFNDMDLQRYAAVIGDSNYAVSIARFLSDDLGWLPEVVAITDVLDEEKQSFIMARLTSLTSRVTPKIIFAGDSTEIAGQVKEHWANQQGKGGKYNNPLTPAFVVGSSLDRPLATDLGVAHLSVSFPVANRVVIDRGYTGYRGGLRLIEDLISTMIINR; translated from the coding sequence GCATGGACACAAGCAGGGGGATGCGGTCTACAGGTAGGAGGTTATTGTGGTGGACTTAGTATACCGGGTTCTAATGTCCAAGAAAAAGAAGTTGTTTTTGGTGGTACGGAACGGTTAGAGGAACAAATTAATAATACGTTAAAGGTCATGGATGGGGATTTGTATGTTGTACTGACCAGTTGTGTTACTGATATCATTGGTGATGATGTTGCTTCCGTTGTTAGGCCGCTGAGAGACAAAGGTGTCGATATTATCCATGCTGAGACAGGAGGCTTTAAAGGGAACTCCTATTTGGGATATGAATTAGTATTAGAAAGTTTATTAGGAACATATATTTCAAAAGGTGAGACTAAGAAAGGCAGTGTTAATGTATGGGGGATTGCACCTTGCTTTGATGTATTTTGGCGGGGTAATCTAGAAGGAATAAGAAACTTATTGAGAAAATTAGATCTTGAAGTCAATACCTTCTTTACCATTGACGATAGTCTTGCAGGTATTCAACAGGCTGGTTCTGCTGAATTTAATATTGTGGTTTCGAGTGTAATAGGGGAAAAAGCAGCTGAAATTAGTCGTGAAATACATGGTATCCCTTATCTAATGACTGACCTTCCTATTGGTCCTGCGGCTAGTAATGAATTTTTACGTACTGTTGGCACCGCATTAAATCTTGACCAGGAATTTGTCGAAAAGGTGATTGTTCAGGAAAATCTACGCTACTATCAGCTACTTGAACCCATGACAGATTGTTTTAATGACATGGATTTGCAACGATATGCGGCTGTGATTGGCGATTCTAATTATGCAGTATCTATTGCACGCTTTCTCTCTGATGATTTAGGTTGGCTACCTGAGGTTGTTGCGATTACCGATGTGCTAGATGAAGAGAAACAGTCATTCATCATGGCAAGGTTGACCAGTCTGACATCCAGGGTAACTCCTAAGATCATTTTCGCCGGTGATAGTACAGAAATAGCAGGGCAAGTAAAAGAGCACTGGGCAAATCAGCAAGGGAAAGGTGGCAAATATAACAATCCATTGACTCCGGCATTTGTCGTTGGTAGTTCGTTAGATCGTCCTTTAGCTACAGATCTAGGCGTAGCACATTTGAGTGTAAGTTTTCCTGTAGCTAATCGGGTAGTGATTGATCGAGGTTATACAGGTTATCGTGGAGGTTTACGCCTTATTGAAGACTTGATTAGCACTATGATTATTAATCGATAA